The following proteins come from a genomic window of Trueperaceae bacterium:
- a CDS encoding CoA ester lyase translates to MSAWLFVPGNDRRKLQKALGSRADVVVVDWEDGVPDEERATAREVSAHLLRSGSSCRAIIRINAAGGSEREADLAAVRAIIEGGVPVDGLMLPKVDAEEHLAAPGALGLPLVATIESAAGLERLSSLARSHPALERFALGSLDLLAEFGLRWRADQPLLEQARARLAIASLAAGLQPPLDGIFPPIDDLEGLAKDSAHARELGFTGKLVIHPGQVPLVQNAFAPNEEEMELARRTLEAHRKALDSGSGVANLDGEMIDAPSVAWAKRTLGLD, encoded by the coding sequence GTGAGCGCCTGGTTGTTCGTTCCCGGTAACGACCGCCGCAAGCTGCAGAAGGCGTTGGGCAGCAGGGCCGACGTCGTCGTGGTGGATTGGGAGGACGGGGTGCCAGACGAGGAGCGTGCCACCGCTCGTGAGGTGAGCGCCCATCTGCTCCGCTCGGGGTCTTCGTGCCGCGCCATCATCAGGATCAATGCCGCCGGCGGGTCGGAGCGTGAAGCCGACCTGGCTGCCGTCCGCGCCATCATCGAGGGAGGCGTCCCAGTCGACGGTCTCATGCTCCCGAAAGTCGACGCCGAGGAGCACCTCGCCGCGCCTGGCGCCCTGGGCCTCCCCCTTGTCGCCACCATCGAAAGCGCAGCGGGCCTCGAACGGCTGAGCTCGCTTGCCCGGTCGCACCCGGCGTTGGAGAGGTTCGCCCTGGGTTCGCTCGACCTCCTGGCCGAGTTCGGACTCCGTTGGCGGGCCGATCAGCCGCTCCTCGAGCAGGCGCGGGCGCGGCTGGCGATCGCTAGCCTGGCCGCCGGGCTGCAACCACCGCTGGACGGCATCTTTCCACCGATCGACGATCTCGAAGGCTTGGCGAAGGACAGCGCTCATGCTCGAGAACTTGGCTTCACCGGCAAGCTCGTCATCCACCCGGGTCAGGTCCCGCTCGTCCAGAACGCCTTCGCACCGAACGAGGAGGAGATGGAGCTTGCCCGGCGCACTTTGGAAGCGCATCGGAAAGCGCTTGATAGCGGATCGGGAGTCGCCAACCTGGACGGGGAGATGATCGACGCCCCCAGCGTTGCCTGGGCCAAACGGACGCTGGGCCTCGACTGA
- a CDS encoding GntR family transcriptional regulator encodes MSLGRTLPSVNKETLEEQAYRVLRRAILDGALAEGARLVQEELASLLGTSRIPVRDALRRLEVDGLVESKGRGSYFVRSFGPEEVREIFALRELLEPYAAARAVARLEQETVKELRRLTGSLTAAGETGDGDSYVRANREFHFLLYRASGMERLVRMIDGLWLGQPPFTPLKVPGQIKQSVAEHLALIEVIEQGNVERVEALLRLHVHRSGELLLAHLLEGAPAGSGGRASR; translated from the coding sequence ATGTCCCTAGGCCGGACGCTGCCATCGGTCAACAAGGAAACTCTGGAGGAGCAGGCTTACCGGGTGTTGCGCCGCGCGATCCTCGACGGCGCTCTGGCGGAAGGCGCTCGGCTGGTTCAGGAGGAGCTGGCGAGCCTCCTGGGGACGAGCCGCATACCGGTTAGGGACGCGTTGAGGAGGCTCGAGGTCGATGGGCTGGTGGAGTCGAAGGGGCGGGGCAGCTATTTCGTCAGGTCGTTCGGCCCGGAAGAGGTTCGGGAGATCTTCGCGCTTCGCGAGCTGCTCGAGCCGTACGCCGCGGCCCGGGCGGTAGCAAGGCTGGAGCAGGAAACAGTGAAGGAGTTGCGGCGCCTCACCGGCTCTCTGACGGCCGCCGGCGAGACGGGGGACGGCGACAGCTACGTGCGCGCCAACCGCGAGTTCCACTTCCTCCTCTACCGGGCGAGTGGAATGGAGCGGTTGGTGCGGATGATCGATGGCCTGTGGCTGGGGCAACCGCCCTTCACGCCGCTGAAGGTTCCGGGCCAGATCAAGCAGTCGGTCGCCGAGCACCTGGCTCTGATCGAGGTGATCGAGCAGGGGAACGTGGAGCGGGTCGAGGCGCTGCTCAGGCTGCACGTGCATCGCTCCGGGGAGCTTCTCCTGGCGCACCTGCTGGAAGGTGCGCCAGCGGGAAGTGGCGGCCGGGCCTCCAGGTGA
- a CDS encoding acyl-CoA dehydrogenase family protein — translation MVKSGSVEDQELHAELRSAVRKLCQRFPSSYWRELDARNGYPEEFLEAMTDAGYLSALIPEQYGGSGLGITEASIILEEVNRSGGNAGVCHAQMYIMGTLLRHGSEEQKRRYLPEIAAGRLRLQAFGVTEPDAGSDTTRIRTQAVKRGDVYLVNGQKIWTSRVEHSDLMLLLARTSPVAQGGKRTDGLSILLVDLRSAIGRGITIEPIDTMINHHTAEVFIENLEVPIENLVGVEGGGFRYLIDGLNAERILIAAESIGDGDWFIERSVDYSNNRQVFGRPIGANQGIQFPIARAYAHLRAADLMRYQAARRFDEGEPCGGEANMAKMLAADAAWEAANAAMQTHGGFGFAREYDVERKFRETRLYQVAPISTNLVLSYIGQHILGMPRSY, via the coding sequence ATGGTGAAGAGCGGCAGCGTCGAAGACCAGGAACTCCACGCCGAGTTGCGGAGCGCGGTCAGGAAGTTGTGCCAGCGCTTCCCGTCGAGCTACTGGCGCGAGCTCGATGCCCGCAACGGGTATCCCGAGGAGTTCCTGGAGGCGATGACCGATGCCGGGTACTTGAGCGCCCTGATACCTGAGCAGTACGGGGGCTCGGGCCTCGGGATTACGGAAGCTTCGATAATCCTCGAAGAGGTGAACCGGTCGGGCGGAAACGCCGGCGTATGCCACGCGCAGATGTACATCATGGGGACCCTCCTTCGTCACGGATCGGAGGAGCAGAAGCGCCGCTATCTGCCGGAGATCGCCGCCGGAAGGCTGCGGCTGCAGGCGTTCGGGGTGACGGAGCCCGATGCGGGTTCCGACACCACGCGGATCAGAACGCAGGCGGTGAAGCGCGGCGACGTATACCTGGTCAACGGGCAGAAGATCTGGACGTCACGGGTGGAACACTCCGACCTGATGCTCCTGTTGGCGCGCACGAGCCCGGTTGCCCAGGGCGGCAAGAGGACAGACGGCCTTTCGATCCTGCTGGTCGACCTGCGTAGCGCGATCGGCCGCGGAATCACCATCGAACCGATCGACACGATGATCAACCATCATACGGCCGAAGTTTTCATCGAGAACCTCGAGGTGCCTATCGAGAACCTGGTCGGGGTGGAAGGCGGCGGCTTTCGCTATCTGATCGATGGGCTGAACGCCGAGCGCATCTTGATAGCGGCCGAGTCGATCGGGGACGGCGACTGGTTCATCGAGCGGTCGGTCGATTACTCGAACAACAGGCAGGTTTTCGGCCGGCCGATCGGCGCGAACCAGGGGATCCAGTTCCCCATCGCCCGCGCCTACGCCCACCTCAGGGCCGCCGACTTGATGCGCTATCAGGCCGCGCGGCGCTTCGACGAAGGCGAGCCCTGCGGAGGGGAAGCGAACATGGCCAAGATGCTGGCCGCCGACGCCGCCTGGGAAGCCGCCAACGCTGCGATGCAGACCCATGGGGGTTTCGGCTTCGCGCGCGAGTACGACGTGGAGCGGAAGTTCCGGGAGACCAGACTGTATCAAGTGGCGCCCATCTCGACGAACCTGGTCCTGTCTTACATCGGGCAGCACATCCTGGGAATGCCCCGCTCGTACTGA
- a CDS encoding CaiB/BaiF CoA-transferase family protein, with protein sequence MPPLDGTLVVSLEQAVAAPFATRQLADLGARVVKIERPGGGDFARHYDTTVDGSSSYFVWTNRSKQSITLDLKNPDGAVVLSRLLDKADVFIYNLAPGAVDRLGLSDIRSRLPRLITCSITGYGPDGPLHDRKAYDLLIQAEAGLMSITGTDESPSRVGVSVADIAAGMYAFSGILTALLHRHQTGEGVHIEVSLLDSLAEWVSQPAYFAHYGGDAPPRSGPYHATIAPYGPVLTGEGDTLLIGLQNEREWSSFCRLVLELPELETDERFDSNPKRVANRLALQEEMNRSFGALSTDAATGLLREAGIAFGRMRGVEELVEHPQLRARGRWQPLPTAGGKEIEALLPPVTSDAWDHVMGPVPSLGEHTETILEELGYQREALARLRDAKAI encoded by the coding sequence ATGCCTCCACTCGACGGCACACTCGTAGTCTCGCTCGAACAGGCCGTCGCCGCTCCGTTCGCCACCCGCCAACTCGCCGACCTCGGCGCAAGGGTCGTCAAGATCGAGAGGCCCGGCGGCGGCGATTTCGCCCGCCATTACGACACGACGGTCGACGGCAGTTCCAGCTACTTCGTCTGGACGAACCGTTCCAAACAGTCGATCACCCTCGATCTGAAGAATCCCGATGGAGCCGTCGTCCTCTCTCGCCTGCTCGACAAAGCGGACGTCTTCATCTACAACCTGGCGCCGGGCGCCGTAGACCGCCTCGGGCTGTCCGACATCCGCTCCCGCCTGCCCCGGCTGATCACCTGCTCGATAACCGGTTACGGTCCGGATGGGCCGCTCCACGACAGGAAAGCGTACGACCTCCTGATTCAGGCCGAAGCGGGTCTCATGTCGATCACGGGCACCGACGAGTCCCCGTCCCGAGTGGGTGTCTCCGTGGCGGACATAGCCGCCGGCATGTACGCCTTCAGTGGGATACTCACTGCGCTTCTGCACAGGCACCAGACCGGTGAGGGCGTTCACATCGAGGTTTCGCTGCTCGACTCGCTGGCGGAGTGGGTCAGCCAACCGGCCTACTTCGCCCACTACGGCGGAGATGCTCCTCCACGCTCCGGCCCCTACCACGCCACCATCGCCCCCTACGGTCCGGTGCTGACCGGGGAGGGTGACACGCTGCTGATCGGATTGCAGAACGAGCGCGAGTGGAGCAGTTTCTGCCGGCTGGTGCTGGAACTGCCCGAACTCGAGACGGACGAGAGGTTCGACTCCAACCCGAAGCGGGTAGCGAACCGGCTTGCCCTTCAGGAGGAGATGAACCGGTCGTTCGGTGCTCTGAGCACGGATGCGGCCACGGGCCTGCTGCGAGAGGCCGGAATCGCCTTCGGACGGATGAGGGGCGTGGAGGAACTCGTCGAGCACCCACAGTTGCGGGCACGGGGCCGGTGGCAGCCTCTGCCGACGGCGGGTGGGAAGGAGATCGAGGCTCTCCTTCCACCCGTCACATCGGACGCTTGGGATCACGTGATGGGACCGGTGCCCTCACTGGGGGAGCACACCGAGACGATCCTCGAGGAGCTCGGCTACCAACGAGAAGCACTAGCGAGGCTGCGTGATGCGAAGGCGATCTGA
- a CDS encoding MaoC family dehydratase yields MKEGWKGRFYEDFEVGDVYEHPLGRTISEADNTWMTLLTVNSNPIHFDHEYASHTEFGRPLVNSLLTLAVVTGLSVSDISQNAVNLGWDEVRLPQPVFHGDTIYARSEVLSKRLSKSRPSMGIVSFRTTGLNQYRSPIIHFRRTALVYRRKQEKEA; encoded by the coding sequence GTGAAGGAAGGCTGGAAGGGCCGGTTCTACGAGGACTTCGAGGTCGGTGATGTCTATGAACATCCCCTTGGCAGGACGATCTCCGAGGCGGACAACACCTGGATGACGCTTCTGACCGTCAACAGCAATCCGATCCACTTCGACCACGAGTACGCGTCCCACACAGAGTTCGGCCGGCCGCTGGTGAACTCTCTGCTCACCCTCGCGGTCGTCACCGGTCTCTCCGTGAGCGACATCTCGCAGAACGCGGTGAACCTGGGCTGGGACGAAGTCAGGTTGCCCCAGCCCGTCTTTCATGGCGACACGATCTACGCCCGTAGCGAGGTGCTGAGCAAGCGGTTGTCGAAGTCGCGGCCGAGCATGGGCATCGTCTCGTTCCGTACTACCGGCCTGAACCAGTACCGGTCGCCGATAATCCACTTCAGGAGGACGGCGCTGGTGTACCGGCGGAAGCAGGAGAAGGAAGCGTGA
- a CDS encoding HD domain-containing protein: MKKALDLEQVFPEVNEITDQRLRSSVMKVWQELWNASEWNDFAEVPTSREIPYSHVPHNRAVVRMAIAVADVFEEVHGVKVDRDLLIAAALLQDASKLVEMRPGADGKAEASRIGKSYPHAFWAAHVALQQGVREDVVHIILTHSPGSPKFPESLEGKILYYVDQLDVLAIYKDRWKKQLMISK; the protein is encoded by the coding sequence GTGAAGAAAGCACTTGACCTCGAGCAGGTCTTCCCTGAGGTCAACGAGATCACCGATCAGCGCCTGCGTAGTTCGGTGATGAAGGTCTGGCAAGAGCTTTGGAATGCCTCCGAGTGGAACGATTTTGCCGAGGTGCCCACCTCCCGGGAGATTCCCTACTCCCACGTTCCCCACAACCGAGCCGTCGTCAGGATGGCGATAGCGGTTGCGGACGTTTTCGAGGAAGTTCATGGAGTGAAGGTCGATCGCGACCTGCTGATCGCGGCAGCGCTCCTTCAGGATGCAAGCAAACTGGTGGAGATGCGGCCCGGCGCCGACGGCAAGGCCGAGGCCTCGAGGATCGGCAAGAGTTACCCGCACGCCTTCTGGGCAGCCCACGTGGCTCTTCAGCAGGGGGTGCGCGAGGACGTCGTTCACATCATCCTGACTCACTCGCCAGGCTCACCGAAGTTCCCCGAATCGCTGGAAGGAAAGATCCTCTACTACGTCGACCAGCTCGACGTCCTGGCCATCTACAAGGACCGCTGGAAGAAGCAGCTGATGATCAGCAAGTAG
- the gnd gene encoding decarboxylating NADP(+)-dependent phosphogluconate dehydrogenase gives MELGLIGLAVMGQNLVLNMNDHGYRVAVYNRTTEKMRDFMRGPAADTEVRGFETLEELVGALDRPRKVMLMLRAGPVVDQVISSLLPMLESGDIIIDGGNSNYKDTRRRGEELEEKGIRFLGTGVSGGEEGARNGPSIMPGGPKEAWHELEPIFQEISAKVDGQPCCEWMGEDGAGHFVKMVHNGIEYGDMQLIAEAYHMMRDGLNLSAKEMHESFARWNQGPLDSYLIEITRDILGTYDDEGKLVLNRIVDRAGQKGTGRWTAEEALEQGVPLTLVTEAVFSRSLSALKEERETAAQHFKGPGASFDGDRVEFLDDLEAALYASKIVSYAQGYMLMATAKETYEWSLDLGATAAIWRGGCIIRSRFLNDIEAAYRRDPNLTNLLLDPFFREAVENAQASWRRVVSQAVALGIAVPAMSAALAFYDGYRTADGPANLIQAQRDYFGAHTYERVDKPRGEKFHTNWTGRGGEVASGSYEA, from the coding sequence GTGGAATTGGGGCTGATCGGCCTTGCAGTGATGGGGCAGAACCTCGTACTCAACATGAACGACCACGGCTACCGGGTAGCGGTGTACAACCGCACAACCGAGAAGATGCGCGATTTCATGCGCGGACCAGCGGCGGACACCGAAGTGAGGGGCTTCGAAACCCTCGAGGAGCTGGTGGGAGCCTTGGACCGGCCACGCAAGGTGATGCTAATGCTGCGGGCCGGGCCAGTGGTCGATCAAGTGATATCGAGCCTGCTCCCGATGCTCGAATCGGGCGACATCATCATCGACGGCGGCAACTCCAACTACAAGGACACCAGGCGGCGAGGCGAAGAGCTCGAGGAGAAGGGAATCCGCTTCCTGGGCACCGGCGTATCCGGCGGTGAGGAGGGGGCCCGCAACGGACCATCGATCATGCCTGGCGGTCCGAAGGAGGCCTGGCACGAACTCGAGCCGATCTTCCAGGAAATCAGCGCCAAGGTGGACGGCCAGCCGTGCTGTGAGTGGATGGGCGAGGATGGCGCCGGCCACTTCGTGAAGATGGTCCACAACGGCATCGAGTACGGCGACATGCAGCTTATCGCCGAGGCGTACCACATGATGCGCGACGGGCTGAACCTGAGCGCGAAGGAGATGCACGAGAGCTTCGCGCGGTGGAACCAGGGACCGCTCGACTCATATCTGATCGAGATCACCCGCGACATCCTGGGCACTTACGATGACGAGGGCAAGTTGGTGCTCAACCGAATCGTGGATCGGGCCGGCCAGAAGGGCACCGGCCGCTGGACCGCCGAGGAGGCGCTCGAACAGGGCGTGCCGCTGACTCTCGTCACCGAGGCGGTGTTCTCCCGTTCCCTTTCGGCGCTCAAGGAGGAGCGCGAGACAGCCGCGCAACACTTCAAGGGCCCAGGCGCGAGCTTCGATGGCGACCGTGTTGAGTTTCTAGACGATTTGGAGGCGGCCCTCTACGCCTCGAAGATCGTCTCCTACGCACAGGGTTACATGCTGATGGCCACAGCCAAGGAGACCTACGAGTGGAGCCTGGACCTGGGCGCGACCGCCGCAATCTGGCGGGGTGGCTGCATCATCCGCTCGCGGTTCTTGAACGACATCGAGGCCGCTTACAGGCGGGATCCGAACCTGACCAACCTGCTGCTCGACCCATTCTTCCGTGAGGCCGTGGAGAACGCTCAGGCTTCCTGGCGACGGGTGGTGTCCCAAGCTGTGGCGTTAGGCATCGCGGTACCGGCGATGTCGGCGGCATTGGCCTTCTACGACGGCTACCGCACAGCCGACGGCCCGGCCAACCTGATCCAGGCGCAGCGAGACTACTTCGGCGCCCACACCTATGAGCGGGTGGATAAGCCACGCGGGGAAAAGTTCCACACGAACTGGACGGGGCGTGGGGGCGAGGTGGCTTCGGGATCTTACGAGGCGTAG
- a CDS encoding glycoside hydrolase family 66 protein: MTKPGEPVTLRLEVENNGQKVSCRLSAELRDLSRVVASESRGVGLEPGRSCLEIQLRSPAIDGRGYEAMLRLDFRDSSAVARTAVLVASHWRVAPRYGFLSEFAPGESGVERVRELSKFHVNVVQFYDWVYRHYRFLPPQDEFVDAMGRSLSLTTVRARVDACHAAGMAAIAYGAVYGPEPEFVDQHPEWVLRDAKGDRLSLIDLFYITDIRPDAPWREHILREFESALTGAGFDGIHMDQYGFPKWSYDAKGEAVDLAEHFPGLIDEAAQRVGTLREGAAVIFNAVNNWPIERVAGSDQAAVYIEVWPSHERYRDLVELVTRARYLSNKQVILAAYLEPFREECEGAEHSALLTTAVIASAGGFHLLLGEGTGVLRDPYYANHGRMRPEFSRIMRRYYDHTAACHHYLFADSLQNVAGSFASGVNEEIALEGAPFSVGPESGAIWLNVRQRGSQFVINLVNLAGAENSLWNVPKERPRRLEDLTLLLSNHFDLEKVVWSSPDDGEAARELAISKGERGSAIALPGLDYWATVVIEVK; the protein is encoded by the coding sequence ATGACCAAACCTGGCGAACCAGTGACGCTTCGTTTGGAAGTGGAGAACAACGGGCAAAAGGTAAGCTGCCGCCTCTCCGCTGAGTTGCGCGACCTTTCCCGGGTCGTGGCAAGCGAAAGCCGAGGAGTCGGCTTAGAACCCGGGCGGAGCTGCTTGGAAATCCAGTTAAGGTCGCCCGCGATCGACGGGCGCGGCTACGAGGCGATGCTGCGACTCGATTTCCGCGACTCGTCCGCCGTCGCGCGTACCGCCGTCCTCGTTGCCAGTCACTGGCGCGTTGCTCCCCGCTACGGTTTCCTCAGCGAGTTCGCCCCTGGGGAATCTGGGGTCGAGCGGGTTCGGGAGCTGTCCAAGTTCCATGTCAACGTCGTGCAGTTCTACGACTGGGTGTACCGACACTACCGCTTCCTGCCGCCTCAGGACGAGTTCGTAGACGCTATGGGACGCAGTCTCTCGCTAACGACTGTTCGTGCTCGTGTCGACGCCTGCCATGCGGCGGGGATGGCTGCAATCGCCTACGGTGCCGTCTATGGGCCGGAGCCGGAGTTCGTCGACCAGCATCCGGAGTGGGTGTTACGTGATGCGAAAGGGGATAGGCTCTCGCTGATCGACCTCTTCTACATCACCGACATCCGGCCCGATGCACCGTGGCGTGAACACATCCTCCGCGAGTTCGAGAGCGCCTTGACGGGTGCCGGCTTCGACGGCATCCACATGGACCAGTACGGCTTCCCGAAGTGGAGCTACGACGCCAAGGGGGAGGCGGTGGACCTGGCCGAGCACTTCCCCGGCTTGATCGACGAGGCTGCCCAGAGGGTCGGTACCCTTCGGGAAGGTGCTGCCGTTATCTTCAATGCAGTCAACAATTGGCCGATCGAGCGAGTGGCCGGCAGCGACCAGGCCGCGGTGTACATCGAGGTGTGGCCGTCCCACGAGCGCTACAGAGACCTGGTGGAACTGGTGACGCGCGCTCGCTACCTCTCGAATAAGCAGGTGATCCTGGCGGCCTACCTCGAACCGTTCAGGGAGGAGTGCGAGGGGGCCGAACATTCTGCCCTGCTGACGACGGCTGTGATCGCCAGTGCGGGAGGATTCCATCTGTTGTTGGGCGAGGGGACAGGGGTTCTGCGCGATCCCTACTACGCCAACCATGGGCGAATGCGACCGGAGTTCAGCCGGATCATGCGCCGCTACTACGACCATACCGCCGCCTGCCACCACTACCTCTTCGCTGACTCTCTGCAGAACGTGGCTGGTTCTTTCGCCTCCGGAGTGAACGAGGAGATTGCCCTCGAAGGCGCACCGTTCAGCGTCGGGCCCGAGTCGGGCGCGATCTGGCTGAACGTCAGGCAGCGAGGTAGCCAGTTTGTAATCAACCTTGTAAACCTGGCTGGGGCCGAGAATTCGCTCTGGAACGTTCCAAAGGAGCGGCCCCGACGGCTCGAGGACCTCACGCTCCTGCTTTCCAACCACTTCGATCTCGAGAAGGTCGTGTGGTCGTCGCCCGACGATGGGGAAGCCGCTCGCGAGCTGGCGATCTCGAAGGGCGAGCGAGGGTCGGCGATCGCCTTGCCGGGGCTCGACTACTGGGCGACGGTGGTCATTGAGGTTAAGTAG
- a CDS encoding glycoside hydrolase family 15 protein, with product MSIPATTSPLVAASLAVIREGQSAEGAYLACPTFPTYRYSWFRDGAFIAEAMDLWGHSDSAGAFHNWTVKTIAAQASLAGQVSADGEFQPGHLLHTRYRADGSPGSSEWPNFQLDGLATWLWALERHLSRHGLEASDSQRSATRVVADYLLALWARPNFDCWEENAEELHSATLGAVYAGLLGAAKILGEPQYEGAASAVRAYLLTHGVQNGHFSKHVGGEEVDGNLLWLTVPYGVLTADHPISRATARKVRADLLDPEGGVHRYARDTYYGGGSWIILSAALAHDHLAVGDRTEAERLLVWIESQATPEGHLPEQTSRFLNDPAYLPKWEERWGRSACPLLWSHATYLTLVKALEVP from the coding sequence ATGTCAATACCAGCAACCACCTCGCCCCTCGTCGCTGCCAGCCTCGCTGTCATAAGGGAGGGCCAGTCGGCCGAGGGCGCCTACCTCGCCTGTCCTACTTTCCCCACCTACCGTTACAGCTGGTTTCGTGACGGTGCGTTCATCGCAGAGGCCATGGACCTTTGGGGTCACTCCGACAGCGCCGGGGCTTTCCACAACTGGACCGTGAAAACTATCGCTGCCCAGGCCTCGTTGGCAGGCCAAGTCTCGGCCGACGGCGAATTCCAGCCGGGACACTTGCTCCACACCCGCTACCGCGCCGACGGTAGTCCAGGCAGCAGCGAGTGGCCCAATTTCCAGCTCGATGGTCTGGCCACCTGGCTGTGGGCCCTCGAGCGGCACCTGTCCCGGCATGGCCTGGAGGCGAGCGATTCACAACGTTCCGCCACCCGAGTGGTGGCCGACTACCTGCTGGCGCTATGGGCACGGCCCAACTTCGACTGCTGGGAAGAGAATGCTGAAGAGTTACACTCGGCGACGCTCGGAGCCGTCTACGCAGGCCTGCTCGGGGCTGCCAAGATCCTGGGCGAACCGCAGTACGAGGGCGCCGCAAGCGCGGTTCGGGCGTATCTTCTGACGCACGGCGTACAGAACGGACACTTCAGCAAGCACGTTGGCGGCGAGGAGGTGGACGGAAACCTCCTCTGGCTTACCGTCCCCTACGGCGTCCTGACCGCCGATCACCCGATCTCCCGCGCAACCGCCCGGAAGGTCCGTGCCGACCTGCTCGATCCGGAGGGGGGCGTGCACCGGTATGCGCGTGACACCTACTACGGCGGCGGCAGCTGGATAATCCTCAGTGCCGCGCTCGCCCACGACCATCTGGCGGTGGGCGACCGAACCGAAGCCGAGAGGCTGCTTGTCTGGATCGAATCGCAGGCAACACCCGAAGGCCACCTGCCCGAGCAGACCTCGCGCTTCCTCAACGACCCTGCATACCTTCCGAAGTGGGAGGAGCGCTGGGGCAGAAGCGCCTGTCCCTTGCTCTGGTCGCACGCCACTTACCTCACCTTGGTCAAGGCTCTGGAGGTCCCGTGA
- a CDS encoding carbohydrate ABC transporter permease: MVSRALLKRILIYAALIIGALVMMIPFLYTVSTALKPNAFVFTADFFPDRPTAQNFVDAWGSNNFKRYFLNSLKVAIITTFFTVAIAATQAYAFARMRFPGKDLLFYMYLIAMMIPAMLMIIPQFLEARTMGLLNTHLGLIVFYVVGSIPFQTFFLRGFFEAIPNELLEASYIDGANRFTAFARIAVPLAGPGLGTAAIFAFLASWDEFTWALTIINDSGLRTLPIALRLFQAQHGTQWGLVFAASLIAIVPVVIVFVAFQNVFVKGISTGGIKG, translated from the coding sequence ATGGTCAGTCGGGCCCTTCTCAAGCGGATCCTCATCTACGCCGCCCTGATCATCGGGGCGCTGGTGATGATGATTCCGTTCCTCTACACGGTATCGACGGCACTCAAACCCAACGCTTTCGTCTTCACTGCCGACTTCTTCCCTGATCGGCCAACGGCCCAGAACTTCGTCGACGCCTGGGGCAGCAACAACTTCAAGCGCTACTTCCTCAACAGCCTCAAAGTCGCCATAATCACGACCTTCTTCACCGTCGCCATCGCCGCCACTCAGGCGTACGCCTTCGCCCGCATGCGCTTCCCGGGCAAGGACCTGCTCTTCTACATGTACTTGATCGCCATGATGATTCCGGCCATGCTGATGATCATCCCCCAGTTCCTCGAGGCCCGCACGATGGGTCTGCTCAATACGCATCTGGGACTGATCGTCTTCTATGTGGTCGGTTCGATACCGTTCCAGACCTTCTTCCTCCGCGGATTCTTCGAGGCCATTCCGAACGAACTGCTCGAGGCTTCCTACATCGACGGCGCCAACCGCTTTACCGCTTTCGCGCGCATCGCCGTGCCGCTTGCCGGCCCCGGGCTAGGGACCGCTGCCATATTCGCCTTCCTGGCCTCCTGGGACGAGTTCACTTGGGCCCTGACGATCATCAACGATTCGGGCCTCCGCACCCTGCCCATCGCGCTAAGGCTCTTCCAGGCGCAGCACGGCACTCAGTGGGGCCTCGTCTTCGCTGCCTCGCTCATCGCCATCGTTCCGGTGGTGATCGTATTCGTCGCTTTCCAGAACGTGTTCGTAAAGGGGATAAGCACCGGCGGCATCAAGGGCTAG